A section of the Nitrospira sp. genome encodes:
- a CDS encoding RuBisCO large subunit C-terminal-like domain-containing protein — protein sequence MTVRPSSESDPPSLDARITVLYHVAGSETEARAKAELICLDQTVEAGDEILTPPLRHRIVGRLEEFRPRSPGSYEARISYAVDLIGLHLADLLNLLFGTSSLRPGVRLVSWELPDSVLSQWRGPRFGLEGLRNLTGIRDRPLVCAVLKPLGRSPQELADLATAFVLGGVDLIKDDQGLVDQSFCPFNERIARCADAALTAAAQRGRPCPYLGHISGPLDVMKERASLVKKCGAGGLLVAPGLTGFDALRSLAEDESLALPIASHPALLGGYTVDPDHGIAPAALYGQLPRLAGADLSIYPGYRAGYAMMKDDCALLKQACRAAWGHIRPMAPTAAGRITASDIPEFGSFYGRDVVFILGSRIQTDPLGLVTATQHFVRVLHRYADA from the coding sequence ATGACTGTACGGCCCTCATCCGAATCCGATCCTCCGTCTCTTGATGCACGCATCACCGTCCTGTATCACGTCGCCGGCTCAGAGACCGAGGCTCGGGCAAAGGCCGAACTAATCTGCCTGGACCAGACCGTCGAAGCCGGCGACGAGATCCTGACGCCCCCACTTCGACATCGCATCGTGGGGCGGCTTGAAGAATTCCGACCTCGATCGCCCGGCAGCTACGAAGCCCGGATCAGCTATGCCGTTGATCTGATCGGCCTCCATCTCGCCGATCTCTTAAACCTCTTGTTCGGCACCAGTAGCCTGCGCCCCGGCGTCCGGCTTGTCTCGTGGGAGCTTCCGGACTCGGTCCTGTCACAATGGCGTGGTCCCAGATTCGGTCTGGAAGGTCTCAGGAACCTGACTGGGATTCGAGACCGTCCGCTGGTCTGCGCCGTGCTGAAGCCGCTCGGTCGCTCACCGCAGGAGTTGGCGGACCTGGCCACGGCATTCGTGCTGGGCGGCGTGGACTTGATCAAAGACGACCAGGGCCTCGTCGATCAGTCGTTCTGTCCGTTCAACGAACGCATCGCACGATGCGCCGACGCCGCGCTCACCGCTGCGGCGCAACGTGGCAGACCCTGTCCCTATCTGGGCCATATCAGCGGCCCCCTCGACGTCATGAAGGAGCGCGCCTCGCTCGTCAAGAAATGCGGAGCGGGCGGCCTGCTCGTTGCGCCGGGGCTCACCGGATTCGATGCGCTCCGTTCCTTGGCAGAGGATGAGTCGCTGGCACTGCCGATCGCAAGCCATCCCGCGCTGCTGGGCGGCTACACCGTAGATCCGGATCACGGAATCGCTCCTGCAGCTCTGTACGGCCAACTCCCCCGCCTCGCCGGCGCCGATCTGTCCATCTACCCCGGCTATCGCGCCGGCTATGCGATGATGAAAGACGACTGTGCGTTGCTGAAGCAGGCGTGCCGGGCCGCCTGGGGGCACATTCGTCCCATGGCTCCGACGGCAGCGGGACGTATCACTGCCTCGGATATCCCGGAGTTCGGATCCTTCTACGGCCGAGACGTCGTCTTCATCCTCGGCAGCCGCATTCAAACGGACCCTCTCGGCCTCGTAACCGCAACACAGCACTTCGTTCGAGTGCTCCATCGGTACGCCGACGCTTGA